DNA sequence from the Cupriavidus oxalaticus genome:
CTGCAGATTGGTCGCGCCGCGAGAAATAGTCAGCCTTACCCTGGGATGGTGCTTGGCCATATGGACCAGCAACGGCGTCATCAGCATGGCGCCCGGCCCGGATCCCATGCCGATGCGCAGCGTGCCCGCCTGGCCGGCCTGCAACTCCAGCGCGCTCTGCCTGAGCTCGCCGGCCTCGAAGGCGATGCGCCGAGCCCTTTCCAGCGCCAGCTGCCCGAACGGTGTCAGTTCGTTGCGCTTGCCGATACGGTCCACCAGCGGCATGCCCAGTTCCGCTTCCAGCGCCTGGATGCTGCGGCTGAGTGCCGGCTGTGTCAGATGCAGCCGCGCGGCGGCCCGGCTGAACGAGCCCGTCTCCGCCAGCGCGATCAGGTGCTTGAGCTGTATCAGGTTCATCGCCGCCCCTCCATGCAATTTTGTAATGATAATGAGAAAAATGATGCATTGGACATCCGGTTCTCGCCTTCCTAACATTGCTGCGAGCCGCGCGTCCCGCCGGGGCAACAAGACAGACGCGGCACCCATGCTCAGGAGACGACGATGTACCTCACCCAATGCCTGCGCCGCTCGCTGGCGAAACTGCCTGGCGGCCTGCTCGCCGCCATGCTGGCCGGCCCGCTCTGTGCCGGCGCGGCCGGCGCAACCGCAATCACGGGGGCGAACGGGGCGGCCACCGCCTATCCTGCCAAGCCGATCGCACTGATGGTGCCCTATCCCGCCGGCGGCGCCTCAGACGCCATCGCCCGTGTGCTGAGCCAGCCCATCGGCAAGCAGCTCGGCCAGACCGTGCTGGTGGAGAACCTGGGCGGCGTCAGCGGCGCCATCGGCGCGCAGAAGGTGCTGTCGGCGCCGGGCGACGGCTACCATCTGTTCCAGGGTTCTCCCAACGAAGTGATCCTGTCCCCGCTGGCCAATGCCGCGGTCAAGCTGCAGGCGGAGGACTTCCAGCTGGTGCAGCCGATTTCCACCGCGGTGCTGGCACTGATCGCACGCAAGGACCTGGAAGCCAACTCCGCGGACGAACTGATCGCCCTGGCACGCAGCCGCAAGGACAAGCCGCTGTCTTACGGGAGCGTGGGAGTGGGCTCGCTGTACCACATCCTGGCCGAGCACATGCAGCAACTCACCGGCACCAGGATGACCCACGTCCCCTACAAAGGCGCAGCGCCGCTGGTGCAGGACCTCGGCGGCGGCCAGCTCGACTTCGCCATCGTGCCGTTCAACGCCGCGCTCGGCGCGATGGCCCAGCAGGGACGGCTGAAGCTGCTCGCCACCGCGGGTGCCACCCGGGCGCCGCTGCTGCCAAATGTGCCCACCATCAGCGAAGGCAAGCTGCTGAAGAACTTCGCCTTCACGATCTGGACCGGCTTCATGGTGAAGAAGGGAACCCCGCCCGAGGTGATGCAGCGCCTGAACCTGGCGCTCGGCAATGTGCTCAAGGATCCCGCCGTGCGCGCCGGGCTGGAAGCCCAGATGCAGATCGTGGCCACGCCGATGACGCTGCAGGAGGCGGCCCGTTTCTATGAAGGCGAGACGGCACGCTACCGCGGCCTGGCCAAGGCCATCGGACTGCAGCCGCAATGACGCAACGCCAACGCATATAGAGAGGGGAAGCCCCATGCACGCCATCCTGGAATCCTTGCGCTCCCGCGCGGACAAGTTCGTTGCCCTGCGCCGCGACATTCACCAGCATCCGGAACTCGGCTTCCAGGAGCACCGCACCAGCGACGCCGTGGCCGAACGCCTCGCCCAATGGGGCTACGACGTGGAGCGCGGGCTGGGCGGTACCGGCGTGGTGGGCAGGCTGCGGCGAGGCAGCGGCAAGCGCCGGCTCGGGCTGCGCGCCGACATGGATGCCCTGCCGATCGGCGAGGCGACCGGCCTGCCCTACTCCAGCAGCCATGCCGGCGTCATGCATGCTTGCGGGCATGACGGGCACACCGCCATGCTGCTTTGCGCCGCGGAATACCTGGCGCAGGAAGCGCAATTCTCCGGCACGCTCAACCTGATTTTCCAGCCAGCCGAGGAAAGCATGGGCGGCGCCGTGCGCATGATCCAGGACGGGCTGTTCGAGAAGTATCCCTGCGACGCGGTCTTCGCCATGCACAATATGCCTGGCATGGCGCAGGGCCAGCTGGTGCTGCGCGAGGGTCCCACCATGGCCTCGTCGGACTACGCTACCGTCACGATCAGAGGCGTGGGCGGCCACGGCGCGCTGCCGCATCGCGCGGCCGATCCGCTGGTGGCCGCCGCCGGCATCGTGCTGGCATTGCAGACCGTGGTTTCGCGCAACGTCGACCCGCTACAGATGGCCGTGGTGACGGTCGGCGCCATGCATGCCGGCAAGGCCAACAACGTGATCCCGCAGGAAGCCACGCTCGAAATCAGCGTGCGGGCGCTCGACCGCGACGTGCGGGCCAATTTGGAGCAGCGTATCAGGGCCCTGGTGCGGGCCCAGGCGGAAAGCTACGGCGTGCGCGCCGAGATCGATTACCGGCAAGGCTATGCGGTGCTCGTCAACTCTCCGGAAGAGACGAAATTCGCGCGCCAGACCGCCCTCGCCTTGCTTGGGCCGGACAAGGTCGTGCCGCAAGGCCCGGCGCTGCCCGGCAGCGAGGACTTCGCCTTCATGCTGGAGCGCTGCCCCGGCAGCTATCTGCTGATCGGCAACGGCGACGGCGACAGCGCAGGCGCCTGCATGGTGCACAACCCCGGCTACGACTTCAACGACGATAACATCGCCATCGGCGCGGCCTACTGGGCGCTGCTGACGCAGCGCTACCTGGTCGACTGAGGCTGCAGATCGCTGTTTCGGCCAAGAACTCATTTCAAGATGCAGTCTCGTCACGCTGAAGGATGCGCCAGCGAATGAGGCAACAGGCCAGCTTGAGGAGAGCTTCACAACGGACGAGGTTAACAGCTTCGCCTTGCGGTTAGCAGTACCCAACTGTTCTTTTTGAAACAGGTTCCCAGTCAGTCACGGATGCGCGGCATCCAGCCGCTGCCGCGCGTGCGCGGGTCCACCGGCAGCTGGCGCTGCAGCGCGGCCTTGGACAGCATATGGGCACTGATCGGCGCGGTCAGGAACAGGAACGCGGTCACCAGCAGCTCATGCAGGCTGGCATTGCCACGGAAACTGAAATACGCCACCGACGCCAGCACGACGCCACCCACGCCCAGCGTGGTCGACTTGGTGGGTCCGTGCAGCCGCATGAAGAAGTCCGGCAGGCGGAACAGCCCGATCGCCCCCACCAGCATGAAGATGCTGCCGGTTACAAGCAGCGCGCAAACGACGAATTCCGCGACGGGATGCAGCATGGCCGGGCTCCTTAATATTCGATGATGTCGCCGCGCTGCAGGTACTTGGACAGCGCCACCGTGCCGACGAAGCCCATCACCGCAATCAGCAGCGCAGCCTCGAAGAACATCGCCGAATCCAGGCTGATGCCCAGCAGCACGATCAATGCGATGGCGTTGATATTGAGCGTATCGAGCGCCAGGATGCGGTCCGGCAGGCTGGGCCCGCGCAGCAGCCGCGCAAAGGTCAGCAGGAAGGCCAGTCCGAGGATGGCCAGGCACACCGGTATCACGATGGCAAGCATTGGAAAATCTCCTTCAGCGGGACTTCATAGCGCGACTTGATCCGTTCGACCAGGGCCGCCTCTTCCTCCAGGTCTAGCACGTGCACCAGCAGCGCGCGCCGGTCGTCGCTCAGTTCGGCGCACAGCGTGCCGGGGCTCAGCGAGACGATGCTGATCAGCGCGGTGGTGGCCAGTTCGTGCTCCGCGTCCAGCGGCACCACGATAAAGGCCGGGCGCAGCCGCGCGGTGCGGCCCAGCACCAGGATCGCCACTTGGACATTGGCCATGACGATATCGATCAGCACATGGATGCTCAGGCGCAGGATCAGGTCGGGACGCGACAGCCGGAACGCGCCCAGCACCAGCCAGCGGTCGGCCAGGCGGCCGATGGCCCAGCCGAGCAGCGCGCCCAGCAGCCAGTGGCCGGGCGCGCTGCTGTTGGTCAGCATCAGCCATACCAACAACAGGATCAGGCTGAGCCAGGGATGCGGCAGCAGGCGGTGCAGCATGGCCTACTCCTTCTGCGCGGGCAACACGGCCCGCATGTAGGCTGCCCGGTCCAGCAACTGCGCGGCGGCGTCCGCCATATATTCGGTGGCTGGCCGCGCGTACACCGTCAGCGCGACGTTGCCCGCCAGCAGTAGCGCGCAGCAGGCCAGCTTGCGCGGGTCCGGGCGCACGCGGGCGCGCGCGACGGCGGGATGGTTCTCGTCAAGATGCTCGGCGCCTTCCGGCACCTGCGCCGCCTCATGCGGCAGGCGCCACAGCAGCCGCGTGCCGGTGCGCGACACGGCGATCAGCAGCAGCAAGCTCGACAGCAGCACCACCGGCCACAGCGCCGGCATCCATGGCACCGGGGTTGCGCGCAGGATCATGGCCTTGCCCAGGAAGCCCGACAGCGGCGGCAGGCCCACCGCCGACAGCACGCCGACCAGGTACAGCGTCCCGGCCAGCCGCGAGGCCACCGGCACCGCGCCGTCACGCGCAGGATCCGGCTCCAGCGCATCGGCCAGCAGGAACAGGCCCGCCGTGCACAGCGTGGTGCTCGGCAGGTAGTACAGCGCGGCGGCCCAGCCGGCTTGCGACTGCATCGCCACGCACGCCGACAGCAACCCCACCGACGCCACCACCAGGTAGCTTGTCATCGCGCGCAGCGTGCGGGCAGCTACCGCGCCGATGCCGCCGATCGCCAGCGTCACCAGCGCCAGCGGAAACACCCAGTCATGCAGGAACGGTTCCAGCAAGCCCTGCGCGCCGCCGAACAGCAGCGCGGCACAGCGCAACATGGCGTAGATGCCCACCTTGGTCATGATGGCGAACAGCGCGGCGACCGGGCCGGTGGCGCTGGCATAGGCGCGCGGCAGCCAGAAATACAGCGGGAACAGCGCCGCCTTGAGCCCGAACACCAGCATCAGCATGACGCCGGCGGCCACCGCCAGCGGCAGGTCCTGCGCCGGCAGGCCGGCCAGCCGCAGGCCCAGGTGCGCCATGTTAAGGGTGCCGCTGAGCCCGTACAGCACCCCGATCGCCACCAGGAAGAACGACGACGCCACCAGGTTCAGGATCACGTAATGGAGCCCGGCACCGATGCGTGCGCGGCCGGCGCCATGCACCAGCAGCGCGTAGGACGCGATCAGCAGGATCTCGAAGAAGACGAACAGGTTGAACAGGTCGCCGGCCAGGAACGCGCCGTTCAGGCCCATCAACTGGAACTGGAACAGGGCGTGGAAATGCCGCCCCTGGCGTGCGGTGCCATCACCTGCCGCGGCAAGCGCCGCGACCGCCAGCACCGCGGTCAGCACCAGCATCATGGCGCCGATGCGGTCCAGTTGCAGCACGATGCCGAACGGCGCGGCCCAGTCACCCATCGCATAGACGTCGATGGCGCCCGTTGCCGCATGCTGCATCAGCATGACGGCCACCGGCAGCAGCAACAGCGTCGCGACCGCGCACACGGCACGCTGCGCGCGCAGGGCCTGCGCCGGCATCGCCGCCAGCAGTGCGCCGGCGAACATCGGCAGCAGGATGGGAAGCAGCACGGCGTGGTTCATGGCCGCCGCTCCCGCGATTCATCGTCGCCGTCCGGGTCTGGCAGCGTGGCGCTTTCCGGCATGCCGACGGCGTCGACATGGTCGCTACCGGCCAGCCCCAGCGAACGCAGCGCCAGCACCACGGCAAACGCCGTCATGCCGAACGCGATCACGATAGCGGTCAGCACCAGCGCCTGCGGCAGCGGATCGGCATAGCTGGCGCCTGGCACGATCACCGGCGGCTGGCCGATCGACAACCGGCCCATGCCAAGCAGGAACAGGCTGACCGCATACGACAGCAGCGTCAGACCCAGCACCACGGTGAAGATGCGCTCGCGCAGCAGCAGGTAGATGCCGCAGGCCGTCAGGATGCCGATGGTCACGGCGTAGAGGGCGGCCATCAGTCGTCCTCCTTGGCGGGCGCGGGCGGCAAGTTGCGCACCCCAAGGTGCGAGATGATGACCACCGTGGTCCCGGTCACGGTGCAGAACACCCCAAGGTCAAAGATCATGGCCGTGGCCAGTTCGATTTCGCCGATGCCCGGCAGGTGGAAGTGCCCGAACGCCGTCGTCAGGAACGGATAGCCGAAGGCCAGGCTGCCGAGACCGGTCAGCCCCGCCAGCAGGATGCCGGCGCCGGCAATAGCACGGTAGTCCGGCGCGATGCGCGCTTCTGTCCAGCGCACGCCGTTGGCCACGTACTGCAGCAGCAGCGCCACTGACGTGATCAGCGCCGCGATAAAGCCGCCGCCCGGCAGGTTGTGCCCGCGCAGCAGGATAAACACCGCCACCAGCAGCGTCAGCGGCAGCATCAGCCGCGCCAGCATGGACAGCAGCAGCGGATGCGCCTGGCTGGTCCACGGCAGCCCGTCGGGCGCGGCCGACGGCGTCAGCAGGCGCATGCCCTTGAGCAGCGCCTGCACCGCCAGGCCGGCGATCAGCAACACGCAGATCTCGCCCATGGTGTCGAAGCCGCGGAAGTCCACCAGCAGCACATTGACCACGTTGTGGCCGCCGCCGCCCGGCACCGCTTGCTCGATATAGAAGACCGACACCGGGTCGTACGGGCGCGTCATCACCGCGTAGGCCGCCACGGCGAGCAGCGCGCCGCCGCCCAGCGCCAGCACCACGTCGCGGATGCGGCGCGCAGGGCCGCCCTGTGCGGCCGTCTCGCGCGGCAGGTAGAACAGCGCCAGCACCAGCAGCACCACCGTCACCACTTCCACCGACAGCTGCGTCAGCGCCAGGTCCGGTGCCGAGAAGCGCAGGAACACCAGCGACACCATCAGCCCGCAGCCGCTGAGCAGCACCAGCGCCGCCAGCCGTTGCCCGCGCGCGACCACCACGGCAATTGCCAGCACCGACAGCAGCACCAGCGCGGCAGTGCCCATCGGATCGAGCGCGCCGGCCGGGACGGTGCCCGCGAGCGCATCGAGGTCTGCCAGGAACCAGGCCGGCAGCGCCAGCAGCGCCAGCAGCATCCAGGCGATATAGCCCGGCAGCGAGCCGCGCTCCAGCGCGCGCGTGATCGCAGTGGCCATGCGCTCGAGCGCGCGCATGCCACTCTCGAACGAACGGCGCGCATTCAGGTGCTCGAGCGACTGCTGCCAGCGCCGCAGCGCATCGCGGCGCAGGAAGAACAGCGCCGCGCCGCCCGTCATGGACAGCAGGCTCATCACCAGCGGCAGGTTGACGCCATGCCACAGGTGCAGGCTGTACGGCGGCAGCGGCGCGCGCAGCGTGGCCAGCGACGCCGCCGCCAGCAGGCTGCCCACCGTGTACGCAGGCACCAGCCCCACCACCAGGCAGATCACCACCAGGCACTCCACCGGCACCTTCATGAAACGCGGCGGCTCGTGCGGCGGATAGTTGGGTACGTCAGGCTGCCTGCCGCCGAAGAACACGCCGTAGATAAAACGCAGCGAATACGCCATCGTCAGTGCGCCCGCCATGGTCGCCGCCGCCGGAATGACCCAGCTGAACTCGCCCAGCAGCTCCTGCTCCAGCGTCTCGCCAAAGAACATTTCCTTGCTGAGGAAGCCGTTGAACAGTGGCACGCCCGCCATCGACAGCGACGCCACGATTGCCAGCACCGCCGTATGCGGCATGTAGCGCGCCAGCCCGTGCAGGCGGTCCAGGTCGCGCGTGCCGGTTTCATGGTCGATGATGCCGGCGGCCATGAACAGCGACGCCTTGAATACGGCGTGGTTGATGATGTGGAAGATCGCCGCCACCGTGCTGAGCTGCGTATCGAGGCCGAACAGCAGCGTGATCAGCCCCAGGTGGCTGATGGTGGAATACGCCAGCAACCCCTTGAGGTCCCGCTGCAGCAGCGCCATCGCGGCGCCGAAGATCAGCGTGGCCAGTCCGGTTATGCTGACCAGGTAAAACCAGCCGTTGGTGCCGTCCAGTACCGGGTACAGCCGCGCCAGCAGGAACACGCCGGCCTTGACCATGGTGGCCGAATGCAGGTAGGCGGACACCGGCGTGGGCGCGGCCATCGCCTGCGGCAGCCAGAAGCTGAACGGGAACTGCGCCGACTTGGTAAACACCGCCAGCAGGATCAGCACCAGCATCGGCATGTAGAGCGGGTGGCGCTGCACGCTGCCGGCCTGCGCCAGCACCGCCGACAGCTCGAAGCTGCCGCAGATATGGCCCAGCAGCAGGACCCCGGCGAGCAGCGCCAGCCCGCCGCCGCCGGTGACGGCCAGCGCCATGCGCGCGCCCTGGCGGGCATCGCGGCGCCACGACCAGAAGCCGATCAGCAGGAACGACAGGATGCTGGTCAGTTCCCAGAACACCGCCAGCAACAGCAGGTTGCCGGCCAGCACCACGCCCAGCATGGCCGTCATGAACAGCAGCAGCAGGCAAAAGAAGCGCATGGCCGATTCATTGCGGGCCAGGTAGTAGCGCGCGTACAGGATCACCAGCAGGCCCACGCCGACCACCAGCAGCGCAAACAGGTAGGCCAAACCGTCCAGGCGCAGCGACAGGTCGAGTCCCAGCGCAGGCAGCCAGCTCACGCGCCAGGCCAGGCCGTCCCCGGGCTGGTCGAAGACCGCCCCGCTCAGTTGCAGCAGCAGCACCAGCGCGGCCAGCGGCAGGCCGACGATGACGGGCGCCACCAGCCGCGGCGCGCGCATGCCGATCACCCAGGTCAGCCCCGCGGCAAGCAGCGGCAACGCGAGCAGCAGCGGCAGTTCCATGGGCGCCGCCTCAGGCCTGCGCAGGCGCGCGCGCCTGCGCGGCGCGCGGATTGACGACGATGACCGGCACCGTGGCCTGTGCCAGCACCGCCGATACCACCGATCCCAGCAGCGCCGCCACGATGGCGCCGCGCCCCTTGGCGCCCAGCATGATCGCATCGGCATCCAGCGTCTCGGCCAACTGCACCAGTTCGGCCGCGGGATCGCCATGCAGCCAGTGCCGCACCAGCGGCAAGCCGGGCAGCACCGCCTCGGCGGCGGCAAAGGCGCTGTCGGCCTGGCTGCGGTTCTCGGCATCGAGCGCGGCGCCGGACAGCCCGGGGCTGCCCAGCACCGGCGAGACATGGGCAACATGCACGGACAAGGACCCGGCCAGCAGCGGGCGGCTGGCCAGGCGGCGGGCGGCGGCAACGCTGTCGGGCGATCCGTCCATCGCGAGTACGACGACTGTCATGGGCAAAGTTCCAAGCTTAACAAGGCAGCGGGCAGGCGTGCCCCCTACTTTCCGGATTCTGGGGGTATTGCGCAAGTCATGCCTGACCTGTTAGTGACCGCACGAAAGAATTCATCGCCCTGCATAACATACTGAAGTCCTGAGAATCGCCCCGGCAATCGATACATGCCCGCTATCGCCCGCCAACAAATGAATATTGGACGCGGCGGGCCCGGCTGCCTTAGCCTTGGCGCCAGCAACTGAACCCGATGCCCCCGGAGACACCGACCATGAGCAACTTCCTCCTCTACGAACAGGACGGCCACATCGTCACGCTGACGATGAACGAGCCCGAGCGCCGCAACCCGCTGACCGGCAACACCGCGGTGGCGGAGTTCCTGGCCGCGATCGAGCGCATCCATGCCGACCGCAGCGTGCGCGCCGTGGTCATCACCGGCGCCGGCACGGCGTTCTCGTCGGGCGGCAACATCAAGGACATGGAACGCCAGGCCTCCGGCCAGGTGCCCGGCATGGAGATCCGGCAGGACTACCGCTGCGGCATCCAGCGCCTGCCGCTGGCGCTGTTCAACCTGGAAGTGCCGGTGATCGCCGCGGTCAACGGCGCCGCCATGGGCGCGGGGCTGGACCTGACCTGCATGTGCGATATCCGCATCGCGTCGGAACGCGCGCAGTTTGCCGAGTCGTTCGTCAAGCTGGGCATCATTCCCGGCGATGGCGGCGCCTGGCTGCTGCCGCGCGTGATCGGGCTGTCGCGAGCCGCCGAGATGACCTTCACCGGCCAGGCGATCGACGCGAAGACCGCGCTGGAATGGAACCTGGTGTCGCGCGTGGTGGCGCCCGAGGCGCTGCTGCCGACCGCATACGAACTGGCCGGGCGCATCGCCGCCAACCCGCCGCACGCGGTGCGGCTGGCCAAGCGGCTGATGCGCGAGGCCATGCACACCCGGCTCGACACGCTGCTGGAATTGTCGGCCGGCTTCCAGGCACTGTCGCACCAGACCGCCGACCACCGCGAGGCGGTGCAGGCGTTCCTGGACAAGCGCACGCCGGTGTTCAGCGGCAACTGATCAAACCGGCGGCCAGCCCGCTTCAGGCGGATTGCGTTTCCGCCGCCTTGAGCTGGTTGACCAGCGCCACATAATCGCGCATGGCCTGCTCGCGCGGCAGGCCGCGCCGGGCGGCCCAGGCGTCGTACTTGGCACGCCCGACCATGTCCATCATGCCCGGGCGGTCGCCGCTGACGTCGCCGGCGCTGCCTTGCTTGTAGAGCGCATAGAGCGACAGCAGGGTGTCGTTGTCGGGCGCCTGGCGCAGCGTCTTCGACAACGCCGCGGCGGCCTCGAAGGCCTGTTCGGCAGGACTTGGGCCCTGCAGCGCCGGCGTGCCGCCGAAGTGCGCATCTTCCAGCGCCACTTCGTCCGGGAACCACCGCCCCTCCAGCAGCTTGCCGTCGCGCAGCGCAAACGCCAGCACGCCCTGCGAGGCCAGCGTGCCGCTGCGCAAGGTCGCAGGCACCACGGCCATGCCGGTGTTGAGCACCGGCGCGCCGAAAGCGGTGAACGCCAGCCCCGCATCCGCCCATTCGCGCAGCCGCGCCAGGCCACGGTCGCCACGGTAGACCCCGCTGGTCCGGTTGGCGCCCGGCTGGAACCACGCAAAATCGCCCTTGCCGCGCGCATACAGCGCGGCCAGGTCCCCTTGTTCAAGGTCCGCGCGTGCCGCCGCCAGCAGCCCGGTCATCTGCTCCGGCGTCATGCGCGCATCGTCGCGCTCCGCACCCGCCATCCCAAGCGACGTGCCCACGCTGGCCTCGAAGAATTCCAGCACGTTGCGCGCCACCAGCTCGCGGTCATTGTCGACGCAGACCATGTGGTAGCTGTCTTCCAGCACCAGCATGCGCGCCTGCCCGGCACGCTTGCCCTGCCCGATCTGCTCGACCAGGAAGTTGGCCGAGCGCAGGCTGGTCAGCTCGTCCAGCCGCGCGTGGACCACCAGCGTGGGGCAGGCAATGCGCTGCAGCCCCTTGCGCACATAGCCGCGCAAGCGGTCCACTTCGCGGATGCACGCCAGTGGCACCCACTGGTAGTGGAAGTTCTCGCCGCGCGCGAACTTGGCCTTGACGATCTCGCGCAGCTGCTCGTTCCTGATGCCGAACGGCTCTTCCTCTTCCACCTTCATCCGGTTGGGGACGCCAGGGATCCGGTACAGCAGCGGGCGCAGGCCGCGATACCACGGCGTGGCCCAGCCGTCGATATAGACCGGCGGCGCCAGCGCCACCAGCCGGCCCTTGGTGTGCTGCTCGCGCTTGACCGTCTCCACCGCCAGCAGCGCGCCCATGCACATGCCCATCACGTGCAGCGTTTCATGCTGGTCGATGATCTCGCGGTATTTGGCGCGCACCGCTTCGAGCCAGTCCTCGGCGCGCACGCCGCACAGGTCTTCGGGCTGCGTGCCGTGCCCCGGCAGCGTCAGCGAGTGCGTGACGAAGCCGGCGCGCTTGAGCCGCTTGTGCATCGAGCCCAGGTCATACTGCGTGCCGCCCAGGCCATGGATCAGGAACACGCCGGGGTCAGGCATGCGCGGGCTCCGCGCCGGCGCGGCGCAGCAGTGCCGCCACCTGCTCCACCTTGCCGTCCGCGCCGCGGATGCCGGCCAGCCGCTCATGCACGCGCAGCCGGCCGCTGCCCGGCAGCGTCACGGCGTATTCCTGCACGCTGTCGGGCGCATCGCCGCGCGCCACGGCAGACCAGGTGGCCTGCACCAGCCCGCGGTCGGTGGCGTCGATGCGGTCCAGCCATTCGTCGACACTGTTGACGTCGCGGATCGTGTCGCCGAGCAACGCCGCCGCGCCCTCGCTCCATGTAGCACGGCCGGTGACCGCGTCATACTCCACGCTGGCCACGCCCACCGCCTGCAGCGTGCGCGCATAGCGCAGGCGCCAGGCACGCGCTTCCTCCAGCGCGGTGCGGCGGCCCTCGGACAAGGCGCGGCCGAGCAGCATCACCAGCGCCCAGACAATGACAAAGCCCTGCACCTCGACCACCGCCTCGCCCGGAAAGCCTTCGATGACGTTGAACGGTCCCGCGCCGGCCGCGGTGCGGTGGATGATCAGCAGGCAGCCCGCCAGCGTGGCGATGGCGCCGCCGCGCGGCCCCCACAGCAGCGCGGTGGCCAGCAGCAGCGGCATCGGCACGTACGCAAGCGTGGGCGCGAGGCCGCCGAAGCGCTGCGCGGCGTTGTCAGAAAACACCGCCAACACCGCCACGATAAAGACCACGAAGGCCAGCCCGCCGGCCGCGAACTGCTGCATCGGCATGCCGCCCGAGCGCCGCACGCGGAAGCCGCGGAATGCCACCGCCAGCGGCCCGACCAGCAGCAGCCCGGCCGCGGTGGAGAAGGCCCAGGCGCGCCATTCGACCGGCAGGTCCAGGCCCGGCCGCTGCCAGCGCCACAGCTCGACCGCCAGCGAGGCGCCCAGCGCCGAGCCGGCCAGCGCCCCCGCGATCAGCAGCGTGGCGCCCGGCGGGCTTTGCGGGTCGCGGCGGCCATAGGTGGCGATCCAGCCGGCGGTGCCCAGGCTGATGACCTCGATCAGGCCGAAGGCGACCGCGCCGCGCAGCGGCAGGCCGTGCGTGGCCATGCCCCACCCCGCCAGGGCCAGCCCGGCGCCGGCCAGCACCGCCGGCCATGACCAGCGCGCACAGACCAGCAGCGCGGCAAAGGTGACGCCGCTGCCGAGCCAGACCGGCACCGCCTCGGTCGACGCCTGCGCCAGCGAGCGCGACACCACGCCGGCGGCAAGGACCAGCACGGCGACGATGGCCGCCAGGCGTATCTGCTGCATTGGCATACCCCCAGGAGGCTGTTCTTGACG
Encoded proteins:
- a CDS encoding monovalent cation/H+ antiporter subunit A; this encodes MELPLLLALPLLAAGLTWVIGMRAPRLVAPVIVGLPLAALVLLLQLSGAVFDQPGDGLAWRVSWLPALGLDLSLRLDGLAYLFALLVVGVGLLVILYARYYLARNESAMRFFCLLLLFMTAMLGVVLAGNLLLLAVFWELTSILSFLLIGFWSWRRDARQGARMALAVTGGGGLALLAGVLLLGHICGSFELSAVLAQAGSVQRHPLYMPMLVLILLAVFTKSAQFPFSFWLPQAMAAPTPVSAYLHSATMVKAGVFLLARLYPVLDGTNGWFYLVSITGLATLIFGAAMALLQRDLKGLLAYSTISHLGLITLLFGLDTQLSTVAAIFHIINHAVFKASLFMAAGIIDHETGTRDLDRLHGLARYMPHTAVLAIVASLSMAGVPLFNGFLSKEMFFGETLEQELLGEFSWVIPAAATMAGALTMAYSLRFIYGVFFGGRQPDVPNYPPHEPPRFMKVPVECLVVICLVVGLVPAYTVGSLLAAASLATLRAPLPPYSLHLWHGVNLPLVMSLLSMTGGAALFFLRRDALRRWQQSLEHLNARRSFESGMRALERMATAITRALERGSLPGYIAWMLLALLALPAWFLADLDALAGTVPAGALDPMGTAALVLLSVLAIAVVVARGQRLAALVLLSGCGLMVSLVFLRFSAPDLALTQLSVEVVTVVLLVLALFYLPRETAAQGGPARRIRDVVLALGGGALLAVAAYAVMTRPYDPVSVFYIEQAVPGGGGHNVVNVLLVDFRGFDTMGEICVLLIAGLAVQALLKGMRLLTPSAAPDGLPWTSQAHPLLLSMLARLMLPLTLLVAVFILLRGHNLPGGGFIAALITSVALLLQYVANGVRWTEARIAPDYRAIAGAGILLAGLTGLGSLAFGYPFLTTAFGHFHLPGIGEIELATAMIFDLGVFCTVTGTTVVIISHLGVRNLPPAPAKEDD
- a CDS encoding universal stress protein encodes the protein MTVVVLAMDGSPDSVAAARRLASRPLLAGSLSVHVAHVSPVLGSPGLSGAALDAENRSQADSAFAAAEAVLPGLPLVRHWLHGDPAAELVQLAETLDADAIMLGAKGRGAIVAALLGSVVSAVLAQATVPVIVVNPRAAQARAPAQA
- a CDS encoding crotonase/enoyl-CoA hydratase family protein; protein product: MSNFLLYEQDGHIVTLTMNEPERRNPLTGNTAVAEFLAAIERIHADRSVRAVVITGAGTAFSSGGNIKDMERQASGQVPGMEIRQDYRCGIQRLPLALFNLEVPVIAAVNGAAMGAGLDLTCMCDIRIASERAQFAESFVKLGIIPGDGGAWLLPRVIGLSRAAEMTFTGQAIDAKTALEWNLVSRVVAPEALLPTAYELAGRIAANPPHAVRLAKRLMREAMHTRLDTLLELSAGFQALSHQTADHREAVQAFLDKRTPVFSGN
- a CDS encoding acyl-CoA-binding protein is translated as MPDPGVFLIHGLGGTQYDLGSMHKRLKRAGFVTHSLTLPGHGTQPEDLCGVRAEDWLEAVRAKYREIIDQHETLHVMGMCMGALLAVETVKREQHTKGRLVALAPPVYIDGWATPWYRGLRPLLYRIPGVPNRMKVEEEEPFGIRNEQLREIVKAKFARGENFHYQWVPLACIREVDRLRGYVRKGLQRIACPTLVVHARLDELTSLRSANFLVEQIGQGKRAGQARMLVLEDSYHMVCVDNDRELVARNVLEFFEASVGTSLGMAGAERDDARMTPEQMTGLLAAARADLEQGDLAALYARGKGDFAWFQPGANRTSGVYRGDRGLARLREWADAGLAFTAFGAPVLNTGMAVVPATLRSGTLASQGVLAFALRDGKLLEGRWFPDEVALEDAHFGGTPALQGPSPAEQAFEAAAALSKTLRQAPDNDTLLSLYALYKQGSAGDVSGDRPGMMDMVGRAKYDAWAARRGLPREQAMRDYVALVNQLKAAETQSA
- a CDS encoding MASE1 domain-containing protein, translated to MQQIRLAAIVAVLVLAAGVVSRSLAQASTEAVPVWLGSGVTFAALLVCARWSWPAVLAGAGLALAGWGMATHGLPLRGAVAFGLIEVISLGTAGWIATYGRRDPQSPPGATLLIAGALAGSALGASLAVELWRWQRPGLDLPVEWRAWAFSTAAGLLLVGPLAVAFRGFRVRRSGGMPMQQFAAGGLAFVVFIVAVLAVFSDNAAQRFGGLAPTLAYVPMPLLLATALLWGPRGGAIATLAGCLLIIHRTAAGAGPFNVIEGFPGEAVVEVQGFVIVWALVMLLGRALSEGRRTALEEARAWRLRYARTLQAVGVASVEYDAVTGRATWSEGAAALLGDTIRDVNSVDEWLDRIDATDRGLVQATWSAVARGDAPDSVQEYAVTLPGSGRLRVHERLAGIRGADGKVEQVAALLRRAGAEPAHA